From a single Candidatus Eisenbacteria bacterium genomic region:
- the dcd gene encoding dCTP deaminase, which translates to MGIKPDRWIKKMALEKAMITPFVEKQVRKNCISYGLSSYGYDVRIADEFKVFTNINTTIVDPKDFDLRSFVSFKGDSCIIPPNSFVLGRTVEYFRIPRNVLTICLGKSTYARCGIIVNVTPFEPEWEGTATLEVSNTTPLPAKIYANEGIAQVVFFEADEECRVSYRDKRGKYQAQRKVTPPKL; encoded by the coding sequence TTGGGAATAAAACCCGACAGATGGATAAAGAAAATGGCTCTTGAGAAAGCCATGATCACGCCGTTCGTTGAGAAGCAAGTGAGAAAAAACTGCATTTCGTACGGCCTCTCTTCCTATGGATACGATGTCAGAATTGCTGACGAGTTCAAGGTATTCACAAACATAAACACCACCATAGTAGATCCAAAAGATTTCGACCTGCGCTCGTTCGTAAGTTTCAAAGGAGATAGCTGCATAATTCCTCCGAACTCATTCGTCCTTGGAAGGACCGTCGAATATTTCAGGATTCCCAGAAACGTGCTCACGATCTGTCTCGGAAAGAGCACATATGCGCGCTGCGGCATAATCGTGAACGTGACTCCTTTCGAGCCGGAGTGGGAGGGCACGGCCACGCTCGAGGTTTCAAACACGACCCCTCTTCCGGCGAAAATATACGCCAACGAGGGGATTGCTCAAGTGGTTTTCTTCGAGGCTGATGAAGAATGCAGGGTTTCGTACAGAGATAAGCGAGGCAAATATCAAGCGCAAAGAAAAGTCACCCCGCCAAAGCTCTGA
- a CDS encoding EutN/CcmL family microcompartment protein → MRIGKVVGDVVSTIKHKHLVNRKIQIVELLSMSKAPTGKTILALDTVDAGAGDVVLLVDEGTSAAQILSTERGPVRTLIVGVIDSVNIEK, encoded by the coding sequence ATGCGGATAGGAAAAGTGGTCGGAGATGTTGTTTCGACAATTAAGCATAAGCATCTGGTCAACAGGAAAATCCAAATCGTTGAGCTTCTCTCCATGAGCAAAGCTCCAACTGGAAAGACTATTCTTGCGCTCGATACTGTCGACGCGGGTGCCGGCGACGTCGTTTTGTTGGTTGATGAAGGGACATCGGCAGCGCAGATCTTGAGCACAGAGAGGGGGCCAGTCCGCACCCTCATAGTCGGTGTGATTGACTCCGTGAATATCGAGAAGTAG
- a CDS encoding GNAT family N-acetyltransferase, whose translation MFLGYSWGTVRRIQLRLIARRFSICWKGAMSEKGKIVVTPLTLSNSNEVVELCLFSHPADPEPHFQSQDVSNGKNLKAEYLSEVLQQVPSCGFVAYLNGKAIGFVEFYPAAITRSLGLQIPGAGKNSVVIGCLHVSPGFTGMGVARSLLEHLVDHGKKLKWDSIYTKAFVAEEFNFKPDFLFKKCGFRTAKKSGKSSLLMRYRLKK comes from the coding sequence ATGTTTTTGGGGTATTCCTGGGGAACCGTGCGGCGGATTCAGCTCCGCCTAATCGCCAGGAGATTCTCGATCTGCTGGAAAGGGGCAATGTCGGAAAAAGGCAAAATCGTCGTCACGCCTCTGACACTTTCTAACTCGAATGAAGTGGTGGAGCTCTGTCTCTTCTCACATCCTGCCGACCCCGAGCCCCATTTTCAGAGTCAGGATGTGTCAAACGGGAAGAATCTCAAAGCGGAATATCTTTCCGAGGTGCTGCAGCAGGTCCCATCCTGTGGTTTCGTTGCCTACCTTAATGGAAAGGCGATAGGGTTCGTGGAGTTCTATCCCGCGGCGATCACGAGGAGTCTTGGTCTCCAGATTCCAGGAGCCGGCAAAAACTCAGTCGTCATCGGGTGCCTTCACGTATCACCCGGGTTCACGGGAATGGGGGTTGCGAGATCGCTGCTGGAGCATCTGGTAGATCATGGGAAGAAGTTGAAGTGGGACTCTATCTATACCAAGGCGTTTGTAGCCGAGGAGTTCAACTTCAAACCCGATTTTCTCTTCAAGAAATGCGGATTCAGAACCGCAAAGAAGTCCGGTAAGAGTTCTCTGTTGATGAGATACAGGCTCAAGAAGTAA